The nucleotide sequence CTGTTCTCTGGTTTTCAGCATAGGAAAACACACCAGCAACAATCTGCTCGGCAAGTGTCTGTAAATACTTATCAGTTTTCATCAACTTCGCCTCCTCTGGATTGGTGATAAAGGAAATTTCAGCGAGAATAGCTGGCATTTCCGCACCAATGAGGACGTAGAACGGGGCCTGTTTTACGCCGAGATCTTTGACCGGAAACTGTTGTTTCTTCAGACCATCAATCATCTTGAGCTGGATAAACTCGGCCAGCTGAGAGGACTCATTGATCTTCTCGTTCTGCATCAGCTCTGAAAGAATATCCTGCATCTCGCTCATATTATGGGTAGAGGTGGCATTTTCCAAGGCCGCGACCCGCATGGCTTCTGTATGCGTGGCCAGGTTCAAATAGAATGTTTCCACCCCTCGAATCGCTTCTTCCGGGTGGGCGTTGACATGGATGGAAAGAAAGAGATCCGCCTCTTTGGTATTGGCAATAGCTGTTCGCTCTTCAAGGGAAAGAGAAACATCGTCATCTCTGGTAAGAAGCACCTCATAACCATTTTTCTCCTCCAGGATCTTCCTGATCTTTTGGGCTACCTTCAAGACAATATCTTTCTCTTTCAGGCCAAATCCGACGGCTCCGGGGTCTTTGCCGCCATGCCCGGGATCTATAACGATTCGCCGTACCCCAAGCCCAAGCTGCTGAGCCAAGGTCAGATTTTCTCCTGCTGGAGATTTTCTTGCCTTGGCCACCTCAGGAACTGTTTTCCTCATCCGAGGAGTAATAATTTTTTCTCTCGTTATCTCAGGACGTACTGTTTCCGCCTCAGATTCTCCTTCTTTCTTGGCTTGCACCACCAACGGCTTGATATCCGCTATAATCTGAGGGGCGACCTTTCTTTTCGGGATCTTCAGCGCCCTACCTCTTCCCCCACGAACATCAACAACCACCCGAAACGGATCTTTGAGATTAAAGACCTTATAGTCAGCAATGGATTCTGTATCAAGAGAGACACGCACTGTTGTCGCATCAAGCTGACTCGTATGGATACGCTTCAGGAGCCCATCTTCGATAGCAACGGGCGAGCGATACTTGGGGGGATGTAGCTCTTTGTAAAGTCAATGAAGAGACGCCGAGGCACTCCGTTCTGCTGGCCAAGCAAATTGG is from Candidatus Electrothrix sp. GW3-4 and encodes:
- a CDS encoding N-acetylmuramoyl-L-alanine amidase, with the protein product MRVSLDTESIADYKVFNLKDPFRVVVDVRGGRGRALKIPKRKVAPQIIADIKPLVVQAKKEGESEAETVRPEITREKIITPRMRKTVPEVAKARKSPAGENLTLAQQLGLGVRRIVIDPGHGGKDPGAVGFGLKEKDIVLKVAQKIRKILEEKNGYEVLLTRDDDVSLSLEERTAIANTKEADLFLSIHVNAHPEEAIRGVETFYLNLATHTEAMRVAALENATSTHNMSEMQDILSELMQNEKINESSQLAEFIQLKMIDGLKKQQFPVKDLGVKQAPFYVLIGAEMPAILAEISFITNPEEAKLMKTDKYLQTLAEQIVAGVFSYAENQRTAALNMRR